CGACAGCTTGGGCGAGAACACCTTGCTCGGCGGCCGCAAGCGAGCCGTTGCCAGTGCACTCCTCCTCGATCGCCGCGAGAACGGTGAGGGGGCCGCGAATGGCGTCGGGCGCTACGTCCAGCAGGGAGCGGATCGCGAGAGCGCCCATCGCGAAGCCGGACTTCATGTCTCCGGCACCGCGGCCGTAGAGCCAGCCGGCACGCCGATGCGGCGCAAATGGCGGAGTGGTCCACTCGTCGGGTTCCTCGGCCGGCACAACGTCGATGTGGCCATTAAGAAGGAGCGACGGTCGATCGGGGCTGTTGGAGCGCCGGGCGACCAGGTTGTAGCGTCCCTCGTAGGACCGAAGCGGGACACCGGCGCCCGGGACGGCGGCGATCTCCGCCGGGATAGGAAGCCGCTCGATCTCGAAGCCGAGGCTCTCGAACTCGCCGGCCAGCACTTCCTCGGCCCCCTGCTCCGCGCCGACAACACTGGGCTCGGCTACAAGGCGCTCGAGGAGTCCGAAGGCATCCTCGGCATGGGCGGCAATCCGGGCGTCGAGGTCGGCGCCGACGACTGTCCCGCCTAAAAGGTCCATTGTATGGGGCATTGACCCATAGTACGGAGCGTGTCAACGCCGGTTCCGCAATAGGCCAGGCCCTGGTCTATTGCAACTTGAGCATCCTCTCTGCGCCCGAACCCATTGATGGGGCGTCCGAATGGTGGGATGATTGACCACGATCCGGATATCTCGCTAGAGCGGTGAGATCGTTGGACAGGCGAATCGTCGATTCCGGTCGAGCACAAGCGGACCGTGCCTGATCGAACCAGCGCGGCCCGTGAGGTCCGGACCGCCTCCCGATCGGCGCCTGGTCCGTACGTCAGCGCGATCGGAAAGGCGATCATCCTGCTCGATGTCGTGGCCGCCGCCGATGGCGAGTTGTCAATGGCCGAACTGAGCCGTCGGCTGCAGATGAGCCGGACCACGGTGCATCGCCTGGTGGCAACGCTTGAACGGCACGGGTTCATCGAGCGCAGCACGTCCGGCCGACTCGCGCTCGGCCTTCACCTGTTCCTGCTCGGCACCGCCGTTCATGAGCGGATCGCGCTCGCACGGATCGCCAGACCCCACCTGCGGGTGCTGGCCGAGTCATTCCGTGTTTCCAGCTACCTGTCGGTCCGGGACGGCGACGAGGCGTTGTGCGTCGAACGTGTCGACGGCGGCGGCGTCACGCTCGCTGCCTATCAGCTCGGTGACACGCTCCCCCTCCACATCGGCGCTGGACCGCTGGTCCTCCTCGCTGGGCTCCCGGACGACGAAGTCGACCGCATCCTCGCCCAGTTGCCGTCGCGCACGACGGCCGACGCGATGGTCGGCCCGGAGGTCATCCGCGCACGCGTCGAGGCAGTTCGGTCGTCTGCCGTCGCCTGGGCAGACGGGGACGTCGAGGTCGGCGTCGTCGCTGCCGGCGTGCCGGTTCGGGACGGCCTCGGGCGAACGATCGCCGCGGTGAGCGTGGCGGGGCTTGACGCGCAACTCACGTCTCGGCGACGAACCGCGCTTGCTGCGGCGGTCAGTCACGCGGCCCGAGTGATCGGCGACGAACTCAACGCGCCGGGCAGGGCGATCTCGTGAGGCTCTACTTCTGCTCGGACATCCACGCTTCAGAACGCTGCTGGCGGAAGTTTCTGGCCGCCGGCACGTTCTACAAGGCCGACGTCATCATCGTCGGCGGCGACATCACGGGGAAGTTCGTCGTACCGATCATCCGCCACCTCCGGGGACCCGCGACAGCGACGTTTCAGGGGATCGAACGCAGGGCGGAGACGACGGCCGAGATCGAGCGGCTTCTTCGACAGATCGCCGACGCCGGGCAGTACGGCACGGTCATGAGCGAAGAGGAGTACGAGGCGCATACCGCCGACGCGGCCCTCCGCGACCGCCTGTTCCATCAGCTCATCATGGCGCGGGTAACCGACTGGATCGAATTCGCCGAGGCGCGTCTGCGGGGTTCCGGCATCCGCTGTCTCGTGAGCGGCGCGAACGACGACTTCTTCGAGATCGACGCCGCCCTCGCGGCCTCGTCCGTGATCGAGGACCCGAATGGCCGCGTCATCGACCTCGGCGGCATCGAGATCGTCGGCATGGGCTACGGCAACCCGACGCCTTGGCCATGTCCGCGGGACATCAGCGAGGAAGAGCTCGGCGAACGGATCGACACCGCGGTGACAGGGGTTCGTCGGATGGACCGGGCGATCTTCAGCTTCCACGTACCGCCCCATCACTCAGGGCTCGACAACGCCCCGCGCCTCGATGCGAACCTCCGCATGGTCATGAGCGGAGCCGGGCCCGAGATCGTTCCTGTCGGCAGCACGGCGGTCCGTGCCGCGATCGAGCGTTACGAGCCGATGCTCGGACTGCATGGCCACATCCACGAGTCGAAAGGGGTGCGAACGATCGGCCCAACGACGGTAGCGAATCCGGGGAGCGAGTACGGGGAGGGCATCCTTGACGGCTTGCTCGTCGACGTGGATGTCGCGATGGGTTCACCGAAGGTCCAGCTCGTAACGGGCTGACCGCAGCGAGGAGGAACGTGCCATGAGTGCTCCGGTACCGGCGACGAAGGGGTTGTTCACGCGGGCGAGTTCGGGGCTCGTACGCGAGGTGGGCGTGGGCGATGTCGTCTTCTACGGATGGGGGCAGATCACCCTCGGGTTCATCATCTTCACGATCGCTGCCTGGCAGTTCTACCCGGGCGCGTCGATGGAACTGGCAACGGTCGCCGTCACCCTTGGCGGGATCGCCCTCGGTCTCGTCTACGCCCTCATGAGCTCGGTCTACCCCCGCTCGGGCGGCGAGTACGTATTCCTCTCACGCGTGCTCCACCCGGCGATCGGGTTCGTCGCCAGCGTGTCGTTCGCATTCTGGGAAACGTTCTACACGGGCATCGTCGCCGCGTTCCTCGCGATCTTCGGGTTCTCGCCGTTGTTCGCCACGCTCGCCCTCCAGACCGGCAACTCGAGCCTCGCCGACATCAGCACGTGGTTCGCCAGCCCGATCGGGATCTTCGTCACCGGCGCCATCACCATCCTCCTCGCCGCGACGTTCGTCTACCGCGGCCTCAGCCGGTACTTCACGATCCAGCGCATCGGCATGTGGCTCGTCGCGGGCAGCATCCTCGTGACGCTCGGTGTCCTCGTCGTGGCGGCGGCCGGCGGCCTCTCGTTCAAGGCCAACTTCGACGCCCTCGCCGGCGCCGGTTCGTACGACAAGATCGCGGCGGCCGGCGCCGCCGGAAACGCACCCTTCGATCTGGGTCAGACGGTCCAGTTCATGATCTGGCCCGCGTTCTCGATCTGGTTCGCCGTCGCATCCGTCTCGCTGAGCGGCGAGGTCAAGAACGTTCAACGCAGTCAGCTCGTCGGCATCCTCGTCGCCATGATCACGATGGGGGCAGCGTCGATCGGGCTGATGTTCTTCTCGCGGGTCGTCTTCGGCAGCGCGTTTCTCGTCGGCGCCGGCTCGCTGGCCGCGGGTCAGTTCCCGCTCGCGGCGCCGGCGTACATCAATGTCTTCGCCGGGATCGCCGGCGGCAACGTCCTGCTGACGATCCTCATGTCTGTCTGGGTGATCGGGACGATCGCCCTCGACGTCGGCGCGACGATGATCTACGCAACGCGGGCGATGCTCGCGTGGGGGATCGACGGTGTCGCCCCGACGAAGCTCGCCGATGTATCCGAGCGCTACAACTCGCCGACCTGGGCGATCGCGACCTCGGCCGTCGTCGCGATCGCATGCCTGGCGCTGTACGCGTTCACCTCGCTCGTCGCCATCCTCTCCGGGTTCATGGGGTTGGCGATCACGTTCGTCCTGGTCTCGATCGGCGGCATCGCCTTTCCGTATGTCAGGCGCGGCGTGTTCGAGTCGTCCGCCGTGGCGTTCCGGGTGGCAGGGGTTCCGGTGATCTCGATCCTCGGCGTGATCTCGCTCGTGTTCACGGGGTACGTCTTCTACCGGTTGTTCCTTGACAGCGCGTTCGGATCGAACCAGCCGTTCCCGATCGCGATGACGATCGTCGTCGTCGTCGCGGCAGTCGCCTGGTTCTACGGTGCCCGCTGGTACCGGAGCCGACACGGGACCGAGTTCGACGCACGGTTCAGAGAGATCCCCGTCGAGTAGCAGCGATCCGCGATGTTGAGGGCGCGCCCGTGGCGCCGTTGCTGGAGCATCGGTCACTCGCACCCGTCGTCCTCGTGACGGGTGCGAGCAGCGGCATCGGGCGGGCCACGGCCGAAGCGTTCGCCGGGGCCGGCTACCTCGTGGCGGTGAACTATCGGACGCAGCGGGGACCGGCGCTCGAGCTTGCGGGTCGGCTCGGTGGTCGGGCGTACGCGGCCGACGTGGCTGATGACGTGGCCGTCGAGGAGATGGTCCGCCGGATCGAAGCCGAGCTCGGCCCGATCTCGGTCGCCGTCTGCAATGCCGGCTTCTACACCGAGCAGCCGCTCGCCGAGGTGACCGACGAGCTCTGGGACCGGACGCTGAGGACGCTCCTCGGGGGATGCTTCCACGTTGCCCGCGCCGTCGTCCCCGGCATGCGAAAGGCTGGTGGGGGTTCGATCGTCACCGTCGCGTCTGAACTGGCCCTCATCGGCGGTGATGCCATCGCCCCATACGTCGCGGCCAAGGCGGCCGTGATCGGACTCACCAGGTCGCTCGCTCGTGAGCTCGCCCCGACGATCCGCGTCAACAGTGTCGCGCCCGGGGCAGTCGACACTCCCCTCCTGCCCGATCGGGACCGCGGACCCTCGTACACGTCGACGGTTCCCCTCGGCCGGATCGGCCGACCGGCTGAGATCGCCTCGGCGATCCTCCATCTCGCCGAGGCACCGTGGACCACCGGCCAGGTCTATTCACCGAACGGCGGGGTGGTCATCCAGTGACCGAGCGCCCCGCCTCGGGCCCACGCGTGGCGCTCGTCACCGGCGCCGGGGGCGGTCTCGGTCGCGCGATCGTCGATCGTCTGACCGCGAGCGGATGGCGCGTCGCTGGGGCGACCCACCGTCGCGGGCGGTTCGCCGCGGATGTGGGCGATCCGCGTGAGGTTGACGACCTCGTCCGGCGAGTCGTACTCGAATTCGGTCGGCTTGATCTCGTCGTCTCCAACGCCGCGGCGATGACGATGGCTCCGCTCGAAACCCATCCGCCCAACGACTGGTGGGCGATCATCCGAACGAACCTGTCCGGCGGGTTCTACCTCGCTCGAGCAGCGCGGCCGCACCTCATCGAGACACGTGGCGCCATCATCTTCATCTCGAGCGAGTGGGGCGTCACGGGATGGCCGAACGCCTCCGCCTACGCGGCGAGCAAGGCAGGCCTCATCGGACTGACCAAGGCCCTCGCCTGCGAACTCGCTCCAGCGGTGCGGGTGAACGCCATCGCCCCAGGCGTGATCGACACGCCGCAGCTCGCCGTCGATGCCGCCGACGCGGGCGTGAGCGTCGAGACGATCAAGGAGCAGTACGCTCGGGCGGCGCCGCTGCGCCGAATCGCGACTGCCGCGGAGATCGCCGCATCGGTCGGGTTCCTCGCGTCTGGCGACGCCACCTACTACACGGGACAGGTGCTTCAGCCGAACGGCGGGACGACGATGGCATGACGACCCGCCGCCACATCGGAGGTTCGCGATGACCGGATGGCCACCTTACGATGTCGCCGCGCTCCGCGCAGCCCGGAGCGAACGGGTCACCGGATTCATGCGATCCCGGGGCCTCGACCACCTTCTGCTCACCGGCTTCGACACGATCCGCTACGCACTCGACGCCCGCTTCCAGATCATCTCGGAGGGATTCGACTGGTTCGTCGCCCTCATGGACGGTTCAGGCGAGGGCGAGGTCTTCGTCCCCTGGGTCGACGAGGACGTCGCGGGGCCGGATCCGGATGCACCCGCGGTCCGCGCGACCCACCCGCTGCCATCGTGGGCGCCGGCCGTTGCCCAGGTGGAGTACTGGACGAGTGCGGTCGCGGCGGCTCTCTCGCGACTCAGGGCCCGGAGGGTCGGGTTCGACCTCATCGATGCGACGCTCCTCGCCGGCCTCCGGGTCGAGCTCCCGGAGGTCGAGTTCGTCGGCGTGGCGCGCGACCTGTACGACCTCCGGGCGATCAAGCTGCCGGCCGAGATCGCCCTGCTCGAGGCAGCGTCGCTCGTCAACTGCGCCGCCGCTGACGCGGCGATCGACGGCGCGCGTCCCGGGATGACCGACTACGACGTGCTCGCGCTCGCGATGGCGTCGCTCCAGACCGCCGGGGTCGAGTACCTCACCCACTCGCTCTGCAACGTCCGACGCGGGTCGGGCACCTGGTTCGCGGTCGGCCAGACGCTCCGCGAGGGTGATGCGTTCTTCTTCGATATCGGTTGTTATGGGCGGGGCGGCTATGCCTCGGATATCGCCCGGGTCGGCTTCGTCGGCGAGCCGCCGGCTGTCGTCTCGCGAGCCTACCGACAGCTTCTCGAGGCGCTCCACGTCGGTGAGGAGGCAGCGCGGCCGGGTGTCCGGGTGGCGGATGTCCACGCCGCCATCAATGACTACCTGCGCCGGCAGGGACTGCCGATCACGCCGTACGGCACCGGTCACGGCATCGGGCTCCGGGCGTGCGAACCGCCGACCATCCATCGACGCGACCGGAGCTCCCGCGACGAGGTGCTCCTCGAGGGCATGACGATCGCCATCGAACCAGAGACGCAGGTCGAGATCGACGGTGCGACCGTCCTGCTCAAGGTGGAGGACAACTATGCGGTCGAGGCGGACGGGCTCCGGCGGCTGACGACCGCGCCTCGGCTGGTGCCGACTGCGGATTCTGTGAGGGCTCCTGCTGGGTGACGGCCGTCAATGGATCGGCCGGCTCGTCCTCCTCGAGCACGTCTGCAGTCCCAGGCACGCGGTACGGGCAGTCGAGCGTGCACTCGACTTCTTCACGTCGCGCCTTCAGCGCGACCACCTGCCGCGGATCTTGCTCCAATCCGATCAGTCGTTTCGGAGGTTTCCGATCACCCGCCCGTGAGGCCGTCAGCGCGCTGACGTGAGGGCACCACGGTCCGCCATCGTGGCTCGGACGATCAGCCGTTCGAGGACCGATGCCGGTGCCACGCCCCCGTTCCGCCATGCGCAAGATTCGCGAGATCCTCCGCCTCGCCCTCGGCGAGGGCCTGAGCCGCCGCGCGACCGCATCTCGCTTGCATCCATGACCGATGCAAGGATACCCGGGCCGTCGCTGGCTACGACCACGAGCGACGTGGGTCAGGGAACTGCCACGTTCATCGTCACGTCGGCGTCATTGTTGCGAAGAGGACTGAAGATCGTCGCACCGACCGGGGAGTAGATATATTCCATACGGTACATAGTGATGCTACGATGGGATCGTGGCGGATGAACTGATCGACAGCCTCGAGCGCCTCTCGGTGTGCTCGGTCGCCGTCACGGCACGAGCCATCACCGCCGCGGGCGCGGACCTTACCTTCACGCAATGGCGGGTCCTCCTCGTTGTCGGCGAACGGACCGAAGGCGCGACCGTGAATGAGATCGCCACCCGGATCGGCGCACACGCCTCGCCGGCGAGCCGCCTCGTCTCGCGCCTGAAGCGGCGCGGCGTCGTCCGCACCGGAAAGGACGACCGCGACGGTCGCGTCACGCGGGTGACGTTGACGGAGGTCGGCCGGGACCTGCGCAGCCGTGTGCTCGAGCGTCGTCGTCGCGATCTCACCGTCGTGCTGGAATCCGTATCGATGACGCCCGCGGAGGCCGAGGCCGTGGCCAGGCTGGCCCGATCGTTCGAGTCGTTCGCATGACCCGCGCCCGGTTCCTCCGAGTCGTCCGCCGGCGCGTTCGCACGGCAGCGTACCTTCGGAAGTGGGTCGTCCTCGGGGCCCTCATCGGCGTCATCAGCGGCCTCGGGGCCGCACTCTTCTTCGTGGCGCTCGACGTTGGGAGCAGGTTCTTCCTCGGCGTGCTCGCCGGCTTCGTCCCCGCCTCGCCGCTCGGCGAAGGCGCCCGACCGATCACGGACGCGCTCCGGCCGTGGGCACTCCCGCTCGTCGTCGGGCTCGGCGGACTGATCTCCGGGGTCATCGTGTTTCGCCTCGCGCCGGAGGCCGAGGGTCACGGGACTGATGCGGCGATCGCCGCATTCCACCACGGCCCGAAGCGGATCCGGGCGCGGATCCCCCTCATCAAGCTTGTCGCGTCGGCGATGACGATCGGGTCGGGCGGATCCGGTGGCCGAGAGGGCCCCACGGCCCAGATCGGCGCCGGGTTCGGATCGTTCCTCGCCCGGCTCCTCGACCTGGACGCGCGCGATGCGCGGATCGCCGTCAGCACCGGGATCGGCGCCGGCATCGGGGCGATCTTCCGGGCACCGCTCGGCGGAGCGGTCCTCGCCGCGGAGATCCCGTACCGCGACGACGTCGAATCTGACGCTCTTGTCCCGGCCTTCGTCGGCTCCATCGTCGCCTTCTCCATCTTCGGCGCGATCATCGGCTTCGATCCGATCTTCGGGCGTGTCGCCG
Above is a window of Chloroflexota bacterium DNA encoding:
- a CDS encoding helix-turn-helix domain-containing protein, translating into MPDRTSAAREVRTASRSAPGPYVSAIGKAIILLDVVAAADGELSMAELSRRLQMSRTTVHRLVATLERHGFIERSTSGRLALGLHLFLLGTAVHERIALARIARPHLRVLAESFRVSSYLSVRDGDEALCVERVDGGGVTLAAYQLGDTLPLHIGAGPLVLLAGLPDDEVDRILAQLPSRTTADAMVGPEVIRARVEAVRSSAVAWADGDVEVGVVAAGVPVRDGLGRTIAAVSVAGLDAQLTSRRRTALAAAVSHAARVIGDELNAPGRAIS
- a CDS encoding metallophosphoesterase, yielding MRLYFCSDIHASERCWRKFLAAGTFYKADVIIVGGDITGKFVVPIIRHLRGPATATFQGIERRAETTAEIERLLRQIADAGQYGTVMSEEEYEAHTADAALRDRLFHQLIMARVTDWIEFAEARLRGSGIRCLVSGANDDFFEIDAALAASSVIEDPNGRVIDLGGIEIVGMGYGNPTPWPCPRDISEEELGERIDTAVTGVRRMDRAIFSFHVPPHHSGLDNAPRLDANLRMVMSGAGPEIVPVGSTAVRAAIERYEPMLGLHGHIHESKGVRTIGPTTVANPGSEYGEGILDGLLVDVDVAMGSPKVQLVTG
- a CDS encoding APC family permease, with protein sequence MSAPVPATKGLFTRASSGLVREVGVGDVVFYGWGQITLGFIIFTIAAWQFYPGASMELATVAVTLGGIALGLVYALMSSVYPRSGGEYVFLSRVLHPAIGFVASVSFAFWETFYTGIVAAFLAIFGFSPLFATLALQTGNSSLADISTWFASPIGIFVTGAITILLAATFVYRGLSRYFTIQRIGMWLVAGSILVTLGVLVVAAAGGLSFKANFDALAGAGSYDKIAAAGAAGNAPFDLGQTVQFMIWPAFSIWFAVASVSLSGEVKNVQRSQLVGILVAMITMGAASIGLMFFSRVVFGSAFLVGAGSLAAGQFPLAAPAYINVFAGIAGGNVLLTILMSVWVIGTIALDVGATMIYATRAMLAWGIDGVAPTKLADVSERYNSPTWAIATSAVVAIACLALYAFTSLVAILSGFMGLAITFVLVSIGGIAFPYVRRGVFESSAVAFRVAGVPVISILGVISLVFTGYVFYRLFLDSAFGSNQPFPIAMTIVVVVAAVAWFYGARWYRSRHGTEFDARFREIPVE
- a CDS encoding SDR family oxidoreductase, which produces MEHRSLAPVVLVTGASSGIGRATAEAFAGAGYLVAVNYRTQRGPALELAGRLGGRAYAADVADDVAVEEMVRRIEAELGPISVAVCNAGFYTEQPLAEVTDELWDRTLRTLLGGCFHVARAVVPGMRKAGGGSIVTVASELALIGGDAIAPYVAAKAAVIGLTRSLARELAPTIRVNSVAPGAVDTPLLPDRDRGPSYTSTVPLGRIGRPAEIASAILHLAEAPWTTGQVYSPNGGVVIQ
- a CDS encoding SDR family oxidoreductase, which encodes MTERPASGPRVALVTGAGGGLGRAIVDRLTASGWRVAGATHRRGRFAADVGDPREVDDLVRRVVLEFGRLDLVVSNAAAMTMAPLETHPPNDWWAIIRTNLSGGFYLARAARPHLIETRGAIIFISSEWGVTGWPNASAYAASKAGLIGLTKALACELAPAVRVNAIAPGVIDTPQLAVDAADAGVSVETIKEQYARAAPLRRIATAAEIAASVGFLASGDATYYTGQVLQPNGGTTMA
- a CDS encoding aminopeptidase P family protein gives rise to the protein MTGWPPYDVAALRAARSERVTGFMRSRGLDHLLLTGFDTIRYALDARFQIISEGFDWFVALMDGSGEGEVFVPWVDEDVAGPDPDAPAVRATHPLPSWAPAVAQVEYWTSAVAAALSRLRARRVGFDLIDATLLAGLRVELPEVEFVGVARDLYDLRAIKLPAEIALLEAASLVNCAAADAAIDGARPGMTDYDVLALAMASLQTAGVEYLTHSLCNVRRGSGTWFAVGQTLREGDAFFFDIGCYGRGGYASDIARVGFVGEPPAVVSRAYRQLLEALHVGEEAARPGVRVADVHAAINDYLRRQGLPITPYGTGHGIGLRACEPPTIHRRDRSSRDEVLLEGMTIAIEPETQVEIDGATVLLKVEDNYAVEADGLRRLTTAPRLVPTADSVRAPAG
- a CDS encoding MarR family transcriptional regulator encodes the protein MADELIDSLERLSVCSVAVTARAITAAGADLTFTQWRVLLVVGERTEGATVNEIATRIGAHASPASRLVSRLKRRGVVRTGKDDRDGRVTRVTLTEVGRDLRSRVLERRRRDLTVVLESVSMTPAEAEAVARLARSFESFA